One Streptomyces sp. ML-6 genomic region harbors:
- the raiA gene encoding ribosome-associated translation inhibitor RaiA, producing MDIVVKGRKTEVPERFRKHVAEKLKLDKIQKFDGKVISLDVEVSKEPNPRQADRSDRVEITLRSRGPVIRAEAAAGDPYAALDLATGKLEARLRKQHDKRYSRRGNGRIPAAEVAENVPDAASFNGEGDLIASETAESVPTTRFGPLEIQGEGPLVMREKTHVAAPMSLDQALYEMELVGHDFYLFVDSETKEPSVVYRRHAYDYGVIHLRTDPLAADEAGGAGGALGG from the coding sequence GTGCCCGAGCGGTTCCGCAAGCACGTGGCCGAGAAGCTGAAGCTGGACAAGATCCAGAAGTTCGACGGCAAGGTGATCAGCCTCGACGTCGAGGTGTCCAAGGAGCCGAATCCCCGTCAGGCCGACCGTTCCGACCGGGTGGAGATCACGCTCCGCTCGCGCGGTCCGGTCATCCGGGCGGAAGCGGCCGCAGGCGACCCGTACGCAGCGCTGGACCTGGCCACCGGCAAGCTGGAGGCGCGGCTGCGCAAGCAGCACGACAAGCGCTACAGCCGCCGTGGCAACGGCCGCATTCCCGCTGCCGAGGTCGCCGAGAACGTGCCGGACGCGGCGTCGTTCAACGGCGAGGGCGACCTGATCGCCAGTGAGACGGCCGAGTCCGTGCCCACCACCAGGTTCGGCCCGCTGGAGATCCAGGGCGAGGGCCCGCTGGTGATGCGTGAGAAGACGCACGTCGCCGCGCCGATGTCGCTCGATCAGGCGCTCTACGAAATGGAGTTGGTCGGGCACGACTTCTACCTGTTCGTCGACTCCGAGACCAAGGAACCCAGTGTCGTCTACCGGCGGCACGCCTATGACTACGGTGTCATCCATCTGAGGACCGACCCGCTGGCCGCCGACGAGGCCGGTGGCGCAGGCGGCGCGCTCGGCGGCTGA
- a CDS encoding response regulator transcription factor translates to MADAFGPVRDANDADDIAGACGPDADNGFRKEPIRVLVVDDHALFRRGLEIVLAQEEDIQVVGEAGDGSEAVDKAADLLPDIVLMDVRMPKRGGIEACTAIKEVAPSAKIIMLTISDEEADLYDAIKAGATGYLLKEISTDEVATAIRAVADGQSQISPSMASKLLTEFKSMIQRTDERRLVPAPRLTDRELEVLKLVATGMNNRDIAKELFISENTVKNHVRNILEKLQLHSRMEAVVYAMREKILEIR, encoded by the coding sequence ATGGCGGACGCCTTCGGACCCGTGCGTGACGCGAATGACGCCGACGACATCGCGGGGGCCTGCGGCCCGGACGCGGACAACGGTTTCCGCAAGGAGCCGATCCGGGTCCTCGTGGTGGACGACCACGCGCTCTTCCGCAGAGGCCTGGAGATCGTCCTCGCCCAGGAGGAGGACATCCAGGTCGTCGGCGAGGCCGGAGACGGGTCGGAAGCGGTCGACAAGGCCGCCGACCTGCTGCCCGACATCGTGCTGATGGACGTGCGGATGCCCAAGCGCGGCGGGATCGAGGCCTGCACGGCGATCAAGGAGGTGGCCCCGAGCGCGAAGATCATCATGCTGACGATCAGTGACGAGGAGGCCGACCTCTACGACGCGATCAAGGCCGGCGCCACCGGCTACCTCCTCAAGGAGATCTCCACGGACGAGGTGGCCACGGCAATTCGCGCGGTCGCCGACGGGCAGTCCCAGATCAGCCCCTCCATGGCGTCCAAACTGCTCACCGAGTTCAAGTCGATGATCCAGCGGACCGACGAACGCAGGCTGGTTCCCGCGCCCCGGCTCACCGACCGGGAGCTCGAAGTCCTCAAACTCGTCGCCACGGGCATGAACAATCGCGATATCGCGAAGGAACTGTTCATTTCCGAGAACACCGTGAAGAACCACGTCCGCAACATTCTGGAGAAGCTGCAGCTGCACTCCAGGATGGAAGCCGTCGTCTATGCCATGCGGGAGAAGATCCTGGAGATCAGGTGA